One Nicotiana sylvestris chromosome 12, ASM39365v2, whole genome shotgun sequence genomic window carries:
- the LOC104226147 gene encoding leucine-rich repeat protein 2-like — protein MGICFLFHIFLLLLLKLTNANLEGDALYALRRAVNDPDNVLQSWDPTLVDPCTWFHVTCDSQNRVTRLDLGNAKLSGKLVPELGKLERLQYLELYMNNLVGPIS, from the exons ATGGGTATCTGCTTTCTGTTTCATATTTTCCTTCTCCTCCTACTAAAACTCACCAACGCAAATTTAGAAGGAGATGCTCTGTATGCATTGAGAAGAGCAGTGAATGACCCAGATAATGTGTTGCAGAGCTGGGATCCGACTTTAGTGGATCCTTGCACTTGGTTTCATGTCACTTGTGACTCCCAAAATCGGGTCACCAGACT TGATCTTGGAAATGCCAAGTTGTCTGGAAAATTagtacctgagttggggaaaCTTGAGCGTCTTCAGTACCT GGAACTATACATGAACAACTTAGTGGGTCCAATTTCTTGA
- the LOC138883060 gene encoding uncharacterized protein, with protein MPKKAKVQKPEACSKASTREAVESLYAEGKESDDCPLVLRGRRSVVASKSTDPKVAEPEVAGTVAAEAFKLSNQAFSMSQAELARCEDEFRKLVSELDELEALHAQKEGELGDVRAHLERISRERANLDEQLKQKDDLMREELRVRDTEILRLKQCVNEVSSDKETFREKLTLVECQLQGVREESREYKDLHAESVAELSANKSEAVSLLSSYRKNAAAANAQARKVSKEVELELSRSLEYAQLRSRR; from the exons ATGCCAAAAAAGGCTAAAGTTCAAAAGCCCGAGGCTTGTTCAAAGGCCTCAACTCGGGAGGCAGTCGAAAGTCTTTATGCCGAGGGCAAAGAGAGTGATGACTGCCCGCTAGTACTTAGGGGGAGAAGAAGTGTTGTTGCCTCGAAGTCTACTGATCCGAAGGTGGCTGAGCCAGAGGTTGCTGGAACGGTGGCCGCCGAG GCCTTCAAGCTCTCCAACCAAGCCTTTTCCATGTCACAAGCAGAGTTGGCTCGTTGTGAGGACGAATTTAGGAAGCTCGTTTCTGAATTGGATGAACTCGAGGCCCTTCATGCCCAAAAGGAGGGGGAGCTAGGTGACGTTCGAGCTCATTTAGAGAGGATATCTCGAGAGCGGGCCAATCTCGATGAGCAG CTCAAGCAAAAAGATGACCTAATGCGGGAAGAGCTTAGAGTGAGAGATACCGAAATCCTTAGGCTGAAGCAATGCGTGAATGAGGTATCTTCCGATAAAGAAACTTTTCGAGAGAAGTTGACCTTAGTTGAGTGCCAACTTCAAGGGGTGAGGGAAGAGAGCCGTGAGTACAAAGATCTCCATGCCGAATCAGTTGCTGAGCTATCTGCAAACAAGTCTGAAGCTGTCTCACTCTTGTCCTCGTACAGAAAAAATGCTGCTGCAGCAAATGCTCAAGCCAGGAAGGTATCCAAAGAGGTCGAGCTTGAACTCTCTCGATCTTTGGAATATGCCCAATTAAGATCTAGGAGATAG